The Chitinophaga sp. H8 region GTTGATAATGGCATTGCGGATACCACAATCATAAAAATAGACTTTTTTCCCTTTTTTGATTTCATTGCGGACATTGCGGCTAAAGGCCGGAAGGCGAAACACTACAAAAGTTTTTTCCAGCAGATCTATATATTTATCTACTGTTTTGCTATCACTGCCAATAGTCTGGGCAATTTCATGATAATTGATTTCACTACCTACCTGCAATGCCAGTGCTTTAAGCAATTTTTCCAGCAGCAACGGTTTTTTGATCTGGTCCAGCATCAATAAATCCTTGTAGAGATAACTGTTTGCCAACAATTTCAGTAACTCCCTTTCTTCACCTTTATTTGTCACAATTTCCGGGTAATAACCATAGATCAACCGGTGCTCGATTGATCGCTTTTCCAGTAATAATCCGTGATATTGTACCATTTCAGAAAAACTCAGTGGATAGAGCTGGTATTCATATTTACGTCCAGTAAGTGGCTCATTCACCTGGCTGGACAACTCAAAGGCAGAAGAACCTGTTGCAATTACCTGAACGTTTTTAATCTGGTCAGTAAACAGTTTTAGTGTAAGGCCTATATTGGCTATTCGTTGAGCCTCATCAATAAAGACAATTTCTTTATTGCCTGTTAGCGCTTTTAGCTTGGTAGATGTTGTTTCGGTCAGTATTTCACGCACGTCTGCTTCGTCACCGTTCATATACAGAAATGGTTTATCCTGCCTCTTTAAAACCGTCTCTATCAATGTTGATTTGCCAGATTGCCGGGGACCAAACAGTAAGATGGCTTTCCCTTTGAAAAGCTTTTGCTGGATAACAGTTTCCAAAGCACGTTTTATCATATTTCTGGATTATAATCCCTAAATTACATAATATTGTTGGATTGTAATCCCGAATTATCATAATATTGTTGGATTTGAATCCCACAATATCATAATATTGTTGGATTTGGCCCCCGGATGAGCCTAATGACCCCTTTCGTTAATCAAATGTTATCGATAAAAAACATAGATGAAACCGCATGCTGCCGTACTAATTTTTTTAGTACATTAGAAATGTTTATAGAAGTGTTTTACTAATTGCATAAATTTTTTATCCTATGGCAATTCTCAAGGGAGGACCTGGTTTTACAGGACGTATTGATGGCATGATAGCTTATACAGCAAAAGGCTCCAATGACATTATCTTACGCACAAAAGGCGGGCCTTCCAGGGCAAGAGTAAAAACAGCACCGGAATTTGAATTGACCCGGCAGAATGCAAGGGAATTAGGAGGATGTGCCAAAGCTACTGCCAATATCAGGCAGGCCATATTCCCGGTCAAGCATTTGGCCGACTATGGATTTACTGGTACTTTAACTGCCCTGAATAAAAAGATACAACTGCTGGATAAGGCAAATAAAAGAGGGGAGCGCAGTGTTTTACTTTCTCAGTATGCTTATCTGCTGGAGGGATTTCATTTAAATCAGCATCACACTTTTGACAGCGTCATAAGGCACCCGCTGGAGATAACGATCGATCGTAGTGCCGGTATGGCAGCAGTAATAGTGCCCAATCTTTTACCCGGCATGAATTTACTATCACCCTGGATACAGCCCTGCTTCCGGCTGATCTTTTCATTGGGCGTGATCTCAGACCGTACTTTTAATGGAATAGATTATAAAGAGGTAGCCGATTCCCCACATTTTTTTACCCAATCCATCTATACAGAATGGCAGCATGTACAGCAGCCGTTTCCTGCCCAAAATTTTATATTACAACTTTCCCATCCCGAACTACTTACGTCAGCTCATATGTTGGTAGTAGCTGCCGGTATTGAAATGGGCATGCCTGTTAGTAATGCCTATATAAAAGCAGCAGGCGTAGGATGTGCCAAAATTTTAGCAGTGAAGTAATCGTAGTATAGCGGTGTGTTTTTTTGGCGAATCACTAAAAGATAATTACCTTAGTGCAATTTCAAAATTTTTAACGTTAACCCCCCTAAATTAACCAATCATGTCTGAACAACAAGTTGACTCAATTTTATCAGCATTACGATCAATGGAGACCAAATTTGAGCACAGATTTGAAGCTGTGGACAATAGGTTTGAAGCGATGGAGAAAAGATTTGATTCACTGGAGATCAAGTTCGAAGTAATGGAGACCAAATTTGAAAAAAGGTTTGAAGTGATGGAGAAAAGATTTGAAGTGATGGACAACAGGTTTGAAGTGATGGAGAAAAGGTTTGAAGTGATGGACAACAGATTTGAAGTGATGGAGAAAAGATTTGATTCACTGGAGATCAAGTTTGAAGTAATGGAGACCAAATTTGAAAAAAGATTTGATGCTATCGAAGGCCGTTTGGTAAGAATAGAGGCTGATTTAGATAAGATAGAAATGTGGACGGGCTATAGAGCAGATCATAGATTGCCCGCAGTAAATGGTAGTAAAAAGAAAGCCAGTGCTTAATTAAGAGAAACATTGGATTAAAGATAACAGGGTCTTGCTGTCTAATACACAGTGAGGCCCTTTTTTTAAGCGCTCATACCTGGAATCCATCGCTTTCTCTTAGTTACAGTATACATCATCTTCTTACCAAAGCCCAGGTTAAAGTACCCTTAAAGTACCCTTAAGGTACCCTTGAAGTACCTATATAGTACCCCCTATAAGGGATACTATATAGGTACTATATCTCTCCTTCATTCCTCTTTCAAACCAGGCTTAAGGGAGAAAATGAATGAAATGGACCACGGATTACCCCTTTTTTTAACTATTTTCGACATACCATTATACGTGGAGTACCTATTGAAAAGATCCTTAAACCAGCTCCTGTGAAGGCGTAATGTGTTGATTGCAAGTAGCATATAAAACTGCGTCAATGAATTTCCTGAAAGCCCCTGCTTATTCCTGCTGCAGGCCCCTTTTTAAAAAGCAGCAGTGGTGGAGTTTTCTATTATTTATCTGCGGCTGGTTATTGTGTAGTGCCAGGTTATCCTATGCCCAGGAAGGGCGGGTAAGGTTGTTACAGTCGCCCTTTGGTTTGGTCAGGGATAGTGCCTGGGTGGTAGATCACCTGAACCAGGTGGCGATAAGTTATCAGCTGAAGCAGCTGGACAGCTGTTACCGCTATGCAGACAGCGCCCTGGAGATGGCTACCCGCCAGCAGTATACAGCGGGCAAGGCGGCTACGTATAAAATACTCGGTAACTATTATGCTTTCACTTCCAATAAATATCTTGCCTACCGTTTTTGCCGGGATGCCCGGGTACTTTATGAAGCCATGGGAGATACTGCCCACCTGGTGCCGGTAGTGATGAACCAGGCGGTGTATTATGAACAGGATTCGGCGCACGACCGGGCCGTAACAGCCTTTCGTACTGCAATGGCGCTGGGGGCTACCCTGAAAAAGGACTCTGTTTATGGCCAGGTATTGGCCAACTATGATTTTATCTACCGTAATGACAGTACCAAACGCGATTCCATCAAATGGGCGGTAACCAAAGCACATGAAATAGCCCGCCGTTACGACGATAAAAGGCTGCTGTTTTATCTCGCGATCCGGGAAGCCGATCACCTCCTGCCCACCGCAGGCATGGCGGTAGTATCCCGGCGCCTGGACTCCCTGTACCAGGAAGCGGACCGCCTCGGGTATTATTACCTGGCCTTTCGTGCCAGCCGGCTGATGATGGAATATAAAAGCCGCCTGAAAGCCCCCGACTCCATCCGGTATTATGAACAGATGGTAACAGCCGCCGGCAAAGGCGGGTACAACGGCCTGATCATGGATGCGGCGGATAAACTCTACCATTACTACCACGAACGTCATAACGAGGCTGCGGCTACCCGCTATGGGGGGATCATGCTCACCTCCCTGCGCTATATCGAAAATATCAAAGCCCAGGGCGAAGTGGATTATATGGGCTACTTTATGCAGGACCAGCAAATGCGGCAGCTGCAGGCAGATTTCGAATCCCAGCGCCAGGTGCTGGAGGGAAAGCGGATAGAAAGACGGAATATGATCTTTGGCATCGTGGTAGGGGCCATCATCCTGGGAGGTATTATCTGGGGCATCGCTTATGTGGTAAGGGCTTCCCGGCGTACCCGCAGACATGTACGGGAGCAGGAAGCGATCAACAAAGAGATCCGGGAGAAGAATGCGCTGCTGAAAACCAACGACGACTTCAAAAATATGATGATCTCCCTGATAGCGCACGACTTCCGGTTGCCACTGGCCAATGTGCTGGATGTAACCACCCTGCTCAAAAGACGTACGTTTACCCTGGAAGAAGCAGCAGCGCTGATCATTAAAGCAGAAACAGCGGCCAGCAATACCCTGGTCGTATTTGATAATATCCTGCGCTGGATACGTACCCAGCTATCCGGATTTGTATATGCTCCGGAACCCTGTGATCCTACCGCGCTGATCCTCGCGGCCTGGAAAGGCCTGGAACCATTGGCAGTGGAAAAAAGGATACACCTGGTGGTCAATATACCATCCACGCTGCGGGTATATGGCCACCCGGAAATGCTGCAGTTTGTACACCGGAACCTGCTGCATAATGCCCTGAAATTTTCGCCGGGTGGTACGGATATTACGGTGTCGGCCAAACGAACAGATGGGTTTGTAACCATCACCTTTTCAGATCAGGGTACCGGTATGCCGGCAGAAGTGCTGACCAGGCTGTTTGCTTTTAATGTACATGGGGCGGGGGGCGTACAGCAAGCCAAAGGAGCCGGACTGGCATTGATCATCTGCAAAGATTTTATCAATAAAATGAATGGCAATATACAGGCAGGCAATAATGCCGGAGGAGGCAGCTCTTTCTGGTATACGTTGCCCGACCTGGTGAAAAATTAACCATGCATACGTATTGTAAGTATATCTGCAGGTATATAGCACTGCGCTGCTGGCGGTACGGGATAGCCTTGGCTATGCTGACAGGCATGATGCATACCGGACATGCACAAACGAATATGCTGCCATCCCTGCATCAATCCCTGGCCGCACAGCGGGATAGCGCCGGCTACATAGATGCCCTGAGCAGAATAGGCCAGTGGTACTATCAGAGCGATACGGATAGCTGCCTGTGGTACGCCATCCGGATAAAAGAAATATCTGAACGCCTGCATTATACCAGCGGGATGGCTGATGCCTGGAGCCTGCAGAGTATGTGCCACGCTATCCGTAGTAATTTTAAACTGGCGGTGGAATGCGAATATCACTCCCTGCAATTATACCGCTCCATGGGAGATAGTACTTATACAGCCCTTAGTCTCAACAGGCTGGCTACCTGGTACTATAATTATAATCCGCAGGAAGAAAAGGATGCGTTTGCCTACTGGTACGAAGGGATGAAAGTAGCCCGTCAGTTGCCTCCTAACCCGGGAGATTCTACCTATGCCATCCTCCTGAGCAATTTCCTGAACCTGTTTGCGGATAGTCCGCTTGCACAGCGGGATTCCCTGCGGTGGATCATCCCCACCCTCCGGCAGCTGATCGCCAAATATCCCGGACTGCGCGCAGCTTTTTATTTAGGGGCTACCGAAGCAGATTCGCTGATGATAGCCGGAAGAGGCAAGGAAGCAGAAGCCATGATCAACCAATTAGGGGAAGCTGCGGCCTGCCGTGGATTTATCATGACAGCCATCACCATGTATGAACACATGGACAAATACCGGAAAATGGGATATCCCACTGATACCATCCATTATTGGGAGAAAATGTATAAGATGGGAAAGGAGGCCGGATATACGAATCTGCAAACAGGTACGCTGGACCGGTTGTACCGGTATTACAGCCAGCAGCACGATGAAGCCAGAATGGCCTTCTATACCGGAGAGATCATTGCGCAGGCCCACCGGATACGGCAGCAACAACCACAACAGCGTATCAGCTATATCAATTATTTTCTGAAGAAAGGAGAGCAGCAGGCGTTGCAAAAAGACCGTGCGATACAGGCGGCAGCGATCACCCAGCAGGAACGCAGCAATAATGGCTACCGGCTGGCAGGCTGTGGTATTATCCTGGGAGTGGCGATCCTGTTGCTGATAGTCCTGCTTAAAAACAAACACCTCCGGGAAAATAAACTGCATGAAAAAAAGCTGGATCAGAAACATGGGGAGCTGTCGGCCCTGCAACTGCAACTGGAAGCCAATGATGATTTTAAAAATAAACTGATCACCATCATCGCGAATGATTTCCGGGTACCCCTGCTGCATATTGCAGAAGTAGCCCAGCTGCTTAAAAACAGCCAGATGGGCCGTGCGGAGATGATGGCCACGATGGAAGAGATAGCTACCTCTTCCCGGCATACGCTCACGGTATTTGATAATATCCTGCGTTGGATCAAATCACAGCTGTCGGGTTTTGAATTTATTCCGCAGGAATGTGTGCTGGATGATATGATCACCGCCGCTATTACCAGCATCGCGGATATGGCGGCAGCCAAGCAGATAGATATCCAGAATCATGTGCCGGAAGGCATCGTAGTAGCTGCCGATCCGGATATGTTGCAGTTTGTGCATCGCCACCTGCTGCAGGCTGCTGTGGCAGCTTCAGAAGTGAGGCGGTCGGTCAGTATCATGGCCAGCCGGGAAGTGCTGGGCATCTATGTAAGTACCGGCATGAAAGTAAAGCCCGGCACTGCACAGGAAGCATCGTGGCTGGTGCTGAAAACACCGGATACAGTGGTGGAAAGTAACCTGCAGCAACAGGATATGCCGCTGATGCTGGTGATCTGTAAAGACTTTATGATGAAAATGAAAGGGAAGATATGGGCGGAAGGAAAACCGGATGGCTCGCTGACCGTATATTATTGTTTACCTGGATTTGTATAAAACGTTTTCTGATACCTGGCTAACTATGCACATTGGAACCAAATATATGCCAGCTTACAAAGGGATCCGGCTATTACTGCGGCAGGGCCTCCTGTTGCTCCTGCTGATGGGCATGAGCTGGCAGGTACGTGCGCAAAGCACCCCTATGCAAAAGCTGCAGCAACTACTGACACAGCAGCACGACAGTATTGCCTATGTAGATGTATTGAGCCAGATCAGTATGCTGTATCACCTGAGCAACGCCGACAGTTGCCTGTGGTATGCACTTAAAGTAAAAGAGATCTCCGAAAGGCTGCAGTATAAGAAAGGAATTGCGGAAGCCTGGAACCTGGAAAGTATTTGTCACGCGCTCAACAATAACTTCAAGCTGGCGGTACAATATGAATACACCGCCTTGCAGATGTTCCGCGCCATGGGAGATAGTATCAAAGCGGCGCAGGTATTGAATAACCTGGGCGTATATTATTACAATTATGTACCGGGCGACAAAAGCTATGCTTTTGATTATTTATACCAGTCTATGGACATCATGCGGAAGTTGCCTCCACCTGCAGATTCGCAATATGTGGTGATGCTGCAGAATTATGTGGACTGGTTCCGGGAATACCCGGCCAAAAAAGACTCTGTTAAATGGGCCATTGCCACCGCCCGCCAGATCATGAGCAAGTATCCTGGTAGCCGGTCCATTTATTATATGGACATCACCGTAGCCGATTCACTGATGAATGCGGGAAAAGGCAAGGCCGCAGAAGCGCTGGTGAATGCGCTGGCAGATAAGGCCCTGGGCCAGGGGCTGGTACTGATCGCCATCAATATGTATGAACACCTGGACACTTACCGCAAGGAAAACAAGTACCTGTCGGATTCCATTTTTTACTGGGAAAAGATCTATCATATCGGAAAAGCAGCGGGGTACAGTGATCTGCAAACAGCCACCTTATCGCAGTTGTACCAGTATTACAGCAGTATCCACCACTCCGAAAAGATCAGCTATTATATGCAGGAAATGATCCAGCAGGCCAGGCGGGTACAGCAGCAGTTGCTGCATCCGGGGATCAGCTATATGGACTACTTTCTGAAAACGGGTGAGCAGGCCACACTCCAAAATGATAAGAAGCAGCAGGCGCAACAGCTGGAGCAACAGCGCCGGGAAGATAATTACTACTGGGCAGTGGTGTTTATCCTGATTGCAGTGGTAGGACTGGTGTCGTTTATCGGGTTTACCAAGTATACGGGCTTTAAAGAAGAGCAGGCGCACAAAGCAGCTTTGGCCCGGACCACCATTACGCTGGCTGACAAAAGATTACAGCTGGAGGCCAATGATGATTTTAAAAATAAGCTCATCACCATTATTGCCAATGATTTCCGCCTGCCGCTGCAGCATATTGTGGAAGTATCAGCGCTGATCAGAAGTCGTACGATGGGCCAGGTAGAGATGATGGAAATGATAGAACAGATCGCTGCTTCCTCCCGTAATACGCTGGTTGTATTTGATAATATCCTGCGGTGGATCAAATCACAGCTTTCGGGGTTTGTATATACACCACAACCCTGTTTTCTGCATAGCATGATGATGGTAGCCATGGATAGTGTGGGTAGCGCTGCAGCAGAAAAACAGGTGAAAATATTTAATCATCTCCCGGAAAATCTGACCGTTACGGCCAACCGGGAGATGCTGCAATTTGTACACCGCCACCTGCTGGAAGCAGCGGTTACCGCATCGGCTATCAAAAGCACGATTATCATCGTAGCCCGCCAGGAAGATGGGGGCGTATATGTAAGTATTACCCTCCGGACCAAACCCTGCCTGCGAGGCAGTGAGCCTTACTGGTTTCAGCTGAATGAAAAAGATAAAAGTCAACCCGCCCTGCAACATGATACCCGGCTGATGCTCATCATCTGCAAAGACTTTATGACCAAAATGGATGGACAGATATGGGCCGCAGATAAACCGGAAGATTCCCTGTCATTTATTTATTTTTTGCGGGAAGGGAGGTGAGGGATTTTGATGTGTCATACGTTTTTCTTCTTTTTGTATGAAATAACAAACATTTAATTGTAGTTTTAATATAGGGATGTTTGTTATTTCGTACAAATTGTTGTATTTTGTATGAAATAACAAACATTTGAGTTCTAAGCGCACTATATTATTACCTACAAACGCCAGGTTACTTCAAAACCTGGGAGAAAGTCTGCGGCTTGCCAGAAAGCGAAGAAAACTGACACTTGAGCAGGTGGCAGAACGCGCAGGTATTGCCAGGTCTACTTTATGGCTGATTGAAAAGGGGGATCCAGGAGTGGCTATTGGTGCTTATCTGCAAGTGCTATTTGTGTTGGGATTAGAGAAAGATCTTAATAAAATAGCAGCAGAAGATGAACTGGGCAGGAAATTGCAGGATGCAAAGTTTTTACAGAAAAGGCCTGCTGTGAAAATGAGTAAAAACCGAGCTGGAAATAATTTAAAAGGCGGTACCCGCATGAAAGGAGTATGAGATCACCAAAAAATATCTGGGTATATGCCGATTGGGTTGGTATCCATGGGCCTCTTCTTGTGGGGCAATTGAGCGCGGAGGCTGGAATGAATGCCGAAGTTTTTTCTTTTTCTTATGACAAGGAGTGGATTCAAAACTGGCCGGCGCTGTTTTTGGATCCGGATTTAATGCTATTTACCGGACCACAATATACGAGGGATGAAAAACTTAACTTTGGCGTTTTTACTGATTCTTCTCCAGACCGGTGGGGTAGAACATTAATGCAACGAAAGGAAAGTTATAATGCCCAACTTGAGCATCGGCCAGCTTCCA contains the following coding sequences:
- a CDS encoding ATP-binding protein, whose translation is MIKRALETVIQQKLFKGKAILLFGPRQSGKSTLIETVLKRQDKPFLYMNGDEADVREILTETTSTKLKALTGNKEIVFIDEAQRIANIGLTLKLFTDQIKNVQVIATGSSAFELSSQVNEPLTGRKYEYQLYPLSFSEMVQYHGLLLEKRSIEHRLIYGYYPEIVTNKGEERELLKLLANSYLYKDLLMLDQIKKPLLLEKLLKALALQVGSEINYHEIAQTIGSDSKTVDKYIDLLEKTFVVFRLPAFSRNVRNEIKKGKKVYFYDCGIRNAIINNFKSTSTRTDIGALWENFVIAERMKHLRYHDIDATHYFWRTTQQQEIDLIEEQGDNLLAFEFKWSRTEKARFPQTFTANYPQAETKVISPENVEDFIGVS
- a CDS encoding sensor histidine kinase, translated to MNFLKAPAYSCCRPLFKKQQWWSFLLFICGWLLCSARLSYAQEGRVRLLQSPFGLVRDSAWVVDHLNQVAISYQLKQLDSCYRYADSALEMATRQQYTAGKAATYKILGNYYAFTSNKYLAYRFCRDARVLYEAMGDTAHLVPVVMNQAVYYEQDSAHDRAVTAFRTAMALGATLKKDSVYGQVLANYDFIYRNDSTKRDSIKWAVTKAHEIARRYDDKRLLFYLAIREADHLLPTAGMAVVSRRLDSLYQEADRLGYYYLAFRASRLMMEYKSRLKAPDSIRYYEQMVTAAGKGGYNGLIMDAADKLYHYYHERHNEAAATRYGGIMLTSLRYIENIKAQGEVDYMGYFMQDQQMRQLQADFESQRQVLEGKRIERRNMIFGIVVGAIILGGIIWGIAYVVRASRRTRRHVREQEAINKEIREKNALLKTNDDFKNMMISLIAHDFRLPLANVLDVTTLLKRRTFTLEEAAALIIKAETAASNTLVVFDNILRWIRTQLSGFVYAPEPCDPTALILAAWKGLEPLAVEKRIHLVVNIPSTLRVYGHPEMLQFVHRNLLHNALKFSPGGTDITVSAKRTDGFVTITFSDQGTGMPAEVLTRLFAFNVHGAGGVQQAKGAGLALIICKDFINKMNGNIQAGNNAGGGSSFWYTLPDLVKN
- a CDS encoding sensor histidine kinase; the protein is MHTYCKYICRYIALRCWRYGIALAMLTGMMHTGHAQTNMLPSLHQSLAAQRDSAGYIDALSRIGQWYYQSDTDSCLWYAIRIKEISERLHYTSGMADAWSLQSMCHAIRSNFKLAVECEYHSLQLYRSMGDSTYTALSLNRLATWYYNYNPQEEKDAFAYWYEGMKVARQLPPNPGDSTYAILLSNFLNLFADSPLAQRDSLRWIIPTLRQLIAKYPGLRAAFYLGATEADSLMIAGRGKEAEAMINQLGEAAACRGFIMTAITMYEHMDKYRKMGYPTDTIHYWEKMYKMGKEAGYTNLQTGTLDRLYRYYSQQHDEARMAFYTGEIIAQAHRIRQQQPQQRISYINYFLKKGEQQALQKDRAIQAAAITQQERSNNGYRLAGCGIILGVAILLLIVLLKNKHLRENKLHEKKLDQKHGELSALQLQLEANDDFKNKLITIIANDFRVPLLHIAEVAQLLKNSQMGRAEMMATMEEIATSSRHTLTVFDNILRWIKSQLSGFEFIPQECVLDDMITAAITSIADMAAAKQIDIQNHVPEGIVVAADPDMLQFVHRHLLQAAVAASEVRRSVSIMASREVLGIYVSTGMKVKPGTAQEASWLVLKTPDTVVESNLQQQDMPLMLVICKDFMMKMKGKIWAEGKPDGSLTVYYCLPGFV
- a CDS encoding sensor histidine kinase — translated: MHIGTKYMPAYKGIRLLLRQGLLLLLLMGMSWQVRAQSTPMQKLQQLLTQQHDSIAYVDVLSQISMLYHLSNADSCLWYALKVKEISERLQYKKGIAEAWNLESICHALNNNFKLAVQYEYTALQMFRAMGDSIKAAQVLNNLGVYYYNYVPGDKSYAFDYLYQSMDIMRKLPPPADSQYVVMLQNYVDWFREYPAKKDSVKWAIATARQIMSKYPGSRSIYYMDITVADSLMNAGKGKAAEALVNALADKALGQGLVLIAINMYEHLDTYRKENKYLSDSIFYWEKIYHIGKAAGYSDLQTATLSQLYQYYSSIHHSEKISYYMQEMIQQARRVQQQLLHPGISYMDYFLKTGEQATLQNDKKQQAQQLEQQRREDNYYWAVVFILIAVVGLVSFIGFTKYTGFKEEQAHKAALARTTITLADKRLQLEANDDFKNKLITIIANDFRLPLQHIVEVSALIRSRTMGQVEMMEMIEQIAASSRNTLVVFDNILRWIKSQLSGFVYTPQPCFLHSMMMVAMDSVGSAAAEKQVKIFNHLPENLTVTANREMLQFVHRHLLEAAVTASAIKSTIIIVARQEDGGVYVSITLRTKPCLRGSEPYWFQLNEKDKSQPALQHDTRLMLIICKDFMTKMDGQIWAADKPEDSLSFIYFLREGR
- a CDS encoding helix-turn-helix domain-containing protein; translated protein: MSSKRTILLPTNARLLQNLGESLRLARKRRKLTLEQVAERAGIARSTLWLIEKGDPGVAIGAYLQVLFVLGLEKDLNKIAAEDELGRKLQDAKFLQKRPAVKMSKNRAGNNLKGGTRMKGV